In Vigna unguiculata cultivar IT97K-499-35 chromosome 3, ASM411807v1, whole genome shotgun sequence, a single genomic region encodes these proteins:
- the LOC114176694 gene encoding probable serine incorporator isoform X1: MEAGESNSGNERRIISKDSSWFSQFRNASNPWMARYAYALIFLLSNLLAWAARDYGRGALTEMKRLKGCNGGKDCLDAEGVLRVSLGCFIFFMIMFFSTARTSKLNDVRDTWHSGWWSVKIALWVVITIIPFLLPSEFIQIYGEVAHFGAGVFLLIQLISIISFITWLNDCCESEKFAARCRIHVMLFATTAYVVCLVGIILMYIWYAPKPSCLLNIFFISWTLVLLQLMTSVSLHPKVDAGILTPGLMGLYVVFLCWCAIRSEPAGGSCIRKSDSATKTDWLSIISFVVAVLAIVIATFSTGIDSKCFQLKKDNTPAAEDDVPYGYGFFHFVFATGAMYFAMLLIGWNSHHSMRKWTIDVGWTSTWVKIVNEWLAVCVYCNVDADSPNRMEYQTYWFYLKTSETNHYSFDIFFLLELRSSDSSISQMYMQWSPPAFRLEKEPQFQNQGNSLAETILFEWALYRSNGSATNAHMLL, encoded by the exons ATGGAAGCTGGGGAAAGCAACAGTGGTAACGAGAGGCGTATCATATCCAAGGATTCTTCGTGGTTCAGTCAATTCAGAAATGCATCCAACCCATGGATGGCAAGATATGCCTATGCGTTGATTTTTCTTCTGTCAAATCTTCTAGCATGGGCTGCCCGGGACTATGGTCGTGGTGCTTTAACAGAAATGAAGA GATTAAAAGGATGCAACGGTGGAAAAGACTGTTTGGATGCTGAAGGTGTTTTACGAGTGAGTTTAGGTTGCTTT atattttttatgataatgttTTTTTCAACTGCTCGCACGTCTAAACTGAACGATGTGAGAGATACATGGCACTCTGGATGGTGGTCAGTCAAGATTGCTCTCTGGGTCGTCATCACTATCATCCCATTTTTACTCCCTTCTGAATTTATACAAATTTACG GGGAGGTGGCTCACTTTGGTGCAGG GGTTTTCCTTCTTATCCAACTAATAAGCATTATCAGCTTCATTACATGGCTGAATGATTGCTGTGAGTCAGAAAAATTTGCAGCAAGATG CCGAATTCATGTGATGTTGTTTGCGACGACTGCATATGTTGTCTGTTTGGTGGGGATCATTTTGATGTACATTTGGTATGCACCAAAGCCATCTTGCCTCCTCAACATTTTCTTCATTAGTTGGACCTTAGTACTTCTCCAACTTATGACAAGTGTGTCTCTGCACCCAAAA GTTGATGCTGGCATTTTAACTCCAGGGCTTATGGGACTTTATGTTGTCTTCCTCTGTTGGTGCGCCATTAGAAG TGAACCTGCAGGAGGAAGCTGCATCAGGAAGTCTGACTCTGCCACAAAAACAGACTGGCTAAGCATCATT AGCTTTGTTGTTGCAGTACTAGCAATCGTTATTGCGACATTTTCAACAGGCATAGACTCCAAATGCTTCCAG CTCAAGAAGGACAATACACCAGCAGCAGAGGATGATGTACCTTATGGCTATGGCTTCTTCCATTTTGTTTTTGCCACCGGAGCAATGTATTTTGCTATGCTATTGATTGGGTGGAATAGTCATCACTCTATGAGAAA ATGGACAATTGATGTGGGTTGGACCAGCACCTGGgtaaaaatagtaaatgaatGGTTGGCAGTCTGCGTATACTGTAA TGTGGATGCTGATAGCCCCAATCGTATGGAATATCAGACATATTGGTTCTACTTGAAAACGTCAGAAACAAACCATTAtagttttgatattttttttcttctagaaTTAAGATCTTCGGATAGTTCCATATCTCAGATGTACATGCAGTGGAGTCCTCCAGCTTTCAGATTGGAAAAAGAACCGCAATTCCAAAACCAAGGAAATTCTCTGGCAGAAACCATTCTTTTTGAGTGGGCATTATACAGAAGCAATGGATCTGCCACCAATGCACATATGCTGCTTTGA
- the LOC114176694 gene encoding probable serine incorporator isoform X2 — MEAGESNSGNERRIISKDSSWFSQFRNASNPWMARYAYALIFLLSNLLAWAARDYGRGALTEMKRLKGCNGGKDCLDAEGVLRVSLGCFIFFMIMFFSTARTSKLNDVRDTWHSGWWSVKIALWVVITIIPFLLPSEFIQIYGEVAHFGAGVFLLIQLISIISFITWLNDCCESEKFAARCRIHVMLFATTAYVVCLVGIILMYIWYAPKPSCLLNIFFISWTLVLLQLMTSVSLHPKVDAGILTPGLMGLYVVFLCWCAIRSEPAGGSCIRKSDSATKTDWLSIISFVVAVLAIVIATFSTGIDSKCFQLKKDNTPAAEDDVPYGYGFFHFVFATGAMYFAMLLIGWNSHHSMRKWTIDVGWTSTWVKIVNEWLAVCVYLWMLIAPIVWNIRHIGST, encoded by the exons ATGGAAGCTGGGGAAAGCAACAGTGGTAACGAGAGGCGTATCATATCCAAGGATTCTTCGTGGTTCAGTCAATTCAGAAATGCATCCAACCCATGGATGGCAAGATATGCCTATGCGTTGATTTTTCTTCTGTCAAATCTTCTAGCATGGGCTGCCCGGGACTATGGTCGTGGTGCTTTAACAGAAATGAAGA GATTAAAAGGATGCAACGGTGGAAAAGACTGTTTGGATGCTGAAGGTGTTTTACGAGTGAGTTTAGGTTGCTTT atattttttatgataatgttTTTTTCAACTGCTCGCACGTCTAAACTGAACGATGTGAGAGATACATGGCACTCTGGATGGTGGTCAGTCAAGATTGCTCTCTGGGTCGTCATCACTATCATCCCATTTTTACTCCCTTCTGAATTTATACAAATTTACG GGGAGGTGGCTCACTTTGGTGCAGG GGTTTTCCTTCTTATCCAACTAATAAGCATTATCAGCTTCATTACATGGCTGAATGATTGCTGTGAGTCAGAAAAATTTGCAGCAAGATG CCGAATTCATGTGATGTTGTTTGCGACGACTGCATATGTTGTCTGTTTGGTGGGGATCATTTTGATGTACATTTGGTATGCACCAAAGCCATCTTGCCTCCTCAACATTTTCTTCATTAGTTGGACCTTAGTACTTCTCCAACTTATGACAAGTGTGTCTCTGCACCCAAAA GTTGATGCTGGCATTTTAACTCCAGGGCTTATGGGACTTTATGTTGTCTTCCTCTGTTGGTGCGCCATTAGAAG TGAACCTGCAGGAGGAAGCTGCATCAGGAAGTCTGACTCTGCCACAAAAACAGACTGGCTAAGCATCATT AGCTTTGTTGTTGCAGTACTAGCAATCGTTATTGCGACATTTTCAACAGGCATAGACTCCAAATGCTTCCAG CTCAAGAAGGACAATACACCAGCAGCAGAGGATGATGTACCTTATGGCTATGGCTTCTTCCATTTTGTTTTTGCCACCGGAGCAATGTATTTTGCTATGCTATTGATTGGGTGGAATAGTCATCACTCTATGAGAAA ATGGACAATTGATGTGGGTTGGACCAGCACCTGGgtaaaaatagtaaatgaatGGTTGGCAGTCTGCGTATACT TGTGGATGCTGATAGCCCCAATCGTATGGAATATCAGACATATTGGTTCTACTTGA